Proteins from a single region of Spirosoma agri:
- a CDS encoding RNA polymerase sigma factor, which yields MKKHALADEQLVSAFQTTSSAQSFEALYNRYINKVYRTCLSFTNDAQAAQDYTQDIFLKVFDKLGSFQRQSSFSTWLYAISHNHCLDQHRLSKRLPTEPLSAEVVQTLADSLPCSHDPNQDQLQNIECLLAKLPQSDRRLLGLKYEQGLSVMALCNHYQLSESAVKMRLKRSRDRLRKLYVSQGGE from the coding sequence ATGAAAAAACACGCTCTGGCCGACGAGCAACTTGTCAGCGCCTTTCAAACCACCAGTTCAGCCCAAAGCTTCGAAGCCCTTTATAATCGCTACATCAACAAAGTGTATCGAACCTGCTTGTCGTTCACGAACGATGCCCAGGCCGCCCAGGATTACACCCAGGACATCTTCCTAAAAGTTTTTGATAAACTGGGCTCCTTTCAGCGCCAATCCAGTTTTTCAACTTGGCTCTATGCTATTTCCCATAATCACTGTCTGGATCAGCACCGACTCAGCAAGCGGCTACCCACAGAGCCCCTATCGGCCGAAGTCGTCCAAACACTCGCCGACAGCCTTCCCTGTAGCCATGACCCTAACCAGGATCAACTCCAGAATATCGAGTGTCTGCTGGCCAAACTGCCCCAGTCCGATCGGAGACTCCTGGGGCTCAAGTATGAGCAGGGGTTATCCGTAATGGCCCTTTGTAATCACTATCAACTCTCGGAAAGCGCGGTTAAGATGCGCTTGAAGCGGTCCAGGGATCGGTTACGTAAGCTCTATGTCAGTCAAGGAGGTGAGTAG
- a CDS encoding GMC oxidoreductase, translated as MNLTPKAQLNNTFDAIVVGSGVSGGWAAKELTQKGLRVLMLERGRDLQHITGYDTAMKAPWEFAHRGRTILPKDSPAPDFRVLGYNEQNGHFVFDDRNAPYKEIHPFLWYRPDTLGGKSIMWGRQSYRFSEMDFEANARDGFGTDWPIRYKDLAPWYSYVESFAGISGNKEGLAQLPDGEFLPPMDMNCVEEHVRGKLKTTMNRVMTIGRTANLSKANPIHTSVGRAPCQYRNHCARGCPYGGYFSSLSATLPAARQTNRLTVRTDSIVSNVLYDEKKGKATGVRVIDSKTNQTTKYYARIIFLNASAMATNFILLNSVSSRFPNGFGNDSGTLGKYIMDHHFQVGANAQADGMGFDDMYYYGRRANGIYIPRYRNIGTDKRAYLRGFGYQGGASRSGWQRLIAEAAGTEGNFGEDLKERAAQPGPWTMGIMGFGECLPYEDNTITLDPNRLDKWGLPTVVFDVKFRENEERMRLDMMNDAAEMLEASGLKQITTYDNQSIPGLAVHETGGVRMGRDPKTSMLNAHNQLWAAKNVFVTDGASFASVACQNPSLTFMALTARAASFAVSELKRQNL; from the coding sequence ATGAACCTTACTCCAAAAGCACAACTCAACAACACGTTCGATGCCATAGTGGTTGGTTCGGGCGTTAGTGGCGGCTGGGCCGCTAAAGAACTCACCCAGAAAGGATTGCGGGTACTGATGCTCGAACGGGGGCGCGACCTTCAGCACATTACGGGCTACGATACTGCCATGAAAGCCCCCTGGGAGTTTGCCCATCGCGGTCGTACGATTTTACCAAAAGACAGCCCAGCGCCTGACTTTCGGGTTCTGGGCTATAATGAACAGAATGGTCATTTCGTATTTGATGATCGAAACGCGCCGTACAAGGAAATCCATCCATTTCTCTGGTACCGTCCTGACACACTGGGTGGCAAGTCGATTATGTGGGGGCGACAAAGCTATCGATTCAGCGAGATGGATTTCGAGGCTAACGCCCGGGATGGGTTCGGCACCGACTGGCCAATTCGGTACAAGGATCTGGCTCCCTGGTATAGCTACGTCGAATCGTTCGCGGGTATTTCGGGCAATAAAGAGGGGTTGGCTCAACTACCCGACGGTGAGTTTTTGCCGCCGATGGACATGAACTGCGTGGAGGAGCACGTTCGCGGGAAACTGAAAACCACCATGAATCGTGTGATGACTATCGGCCGAACCGCCAATCTGTCGAAAGCCAATCCGATCCATACCTCGGTTGGCCGCGCCCCGTGCCAGTACCGGAATCATTGCGCCAGAGGTTGCCCTTATGGTGGCTATTTCAGTTCACTTTCCGCTACATTGCCAGCCGCCCGCCAAACCAATCGGCTCACGGTTCGGACCGATAGTATTGTATCGAACGTGTTGTATGACGAGAAGAAAGGAAAGGCTACTGGCGTTCGGGTTATTGACTCAAAAACAAATCAGACAACCAAGTATTACGCCCGGATCATCTTTCTGAATGCGTCGGCCATGGCCACCAATTTCATTCTACTCAACTCGGTTTCAAGTCGTTTTCCAAACGGGTTTGGCAATGATAGCGGCACCTTGGGTAAGTACATCATGGACCACCATTTTCAGGTTGGAGCCAATGCACAAGCCGATGGCATGGGATTCGATGATATGTACTACTACGGACGTCGGGCGAATGGCATCTATATTCCCCGCTATCGGAACATCGGAACCGACAAACGGGCGTACCTGCGCGGCTTCGGCTATCAGGGTGGCGCTTCCCGATCCGGCTGGCAACGACTTATTGCGGAAGCGGCTGGTACTGAGGGCAATTTCGGAGAAGACCTGAAAGAAAGAGCGGCTCAGCCGGGTCCGTGGACGATGGGCATCATGGGCTTCGGTGAGTGTTTGCCTTACGAAGACAACACAATTACGCTTGATCCCAATCGGCTTGACAAGTGGGGTTTACCAACGGTTGTATTCGACGTAAAATTCCGGGAAAACGAAGAACGGATGCGTCTGGACATGATGAACGATGCGGCCGAGATGCTCGAAGCGTCTGGGCTGAAACAAATCACTACGTACGACAATCAGTCCATCCCCGGTCTGGCGGTTCATGAAACGGGAGGTGTTCGCATGGGCCGCGATCCCAAGACGTCGATGCTCAACGCGCACAATCAGCTGTGGGCCGCTAAAAATGTTTTCGTTACCGACGGCGCTTCGTTCGCTTCTGTAGCCTGCCAAAATCCATCGCTCACGTTCATGGCCCTGACTGCCCGAGCGGCCAGTTTTGCCGTAAGTGAATTAAAAAGGCAGAATTTATAA
- a CDS encoding recombinase family protein, translating into MQTYVAYYRVSTKKQGQSGLGLQAQRSSVLGFVHSPALLVGEFCDIESGKRDQRPELLKAIDFARQHKARLVIAKLDRLSRNLTFISSLIDSKISFVCADMPDANEFTIHIFAALAQQERKMISERTKKALDEKLRQVGQWRKSGRVFQDPLISAKAAQTNRNRSLSNENNRKAIALIKALRSAKVSYLEIARQLNQSGFKTARGCLFQATQVMRLATRSTEQTEPK; encoded by the coding sequence ATGCAAACCTACGTGGCCTACTACCGAGTCAGCACCAAAAAGCAGGGACAGTCCGGATTAGGCCTCCAGGCTCAGCGCAGTAGTGTCCTGGGTTTCGTGCATTCTCCCGCCTTGCTGGTGGGCGAATTTTGTGACATTGAATCAGGCAAGCGGGACCAGCGCCCGGAGCTGCTCAAAGCGATCGACTTTGCCCGGCAACACAAAGCCCGGCTGGTCATTGCCAAACTTGATCGGCTTAGTCGCAACCTGACCTTTATATCCTCCCTGATCGATTCCAAAATCAGTTTTGTTTGTGCCGATATGCCCGATGCCAATGAATTTACCATTCATATATTCGCGGCTTTGGCACAGCAAGAACGAAAGATGATCAGTGAGCGGACCAAAAAAGCCCTGGATGAGAAACTACGGCAGGTAGGACAATGGCGAAAGAGTGGCCGCGTTTTTCAGGATCCACTAATTTCGGCCAAAGCGGCCCAGACCAATCGGAATCGCTCACTCAGCAATGAGAACAACCGAAAAGCCATTGCGTTGATCAAGGCGCTGAGATCGGCCAAAGTAAGCTATCTGGAAATCGCCCGTCAACTTAACCAATCTGGCTTTAAAACGGCCAGAGGATGTCTGTTTCAAGCGACTCAAGTCATGCGTCTGGCAACGCGCTCAACGGAGCAAACCGAACCAAAGTAA